Proteins encoded within one genomic window of Dasypus novemcinctus isolate mDasNov1 chromosome 17, mDasNov1.1.hap2, whole genome shotgun sequence:
- the LOC101421678 gene encoding factor in the germline alpha: MDAAPEPSGPSPAPPAFLDAPEAEVLQDVLREQFGPLPQLAAICRLKRLPSGDYSATEDVQLVLERRRVANAKERERIKNLNRGFAKLKALVPFLPQSRKPSKVDILKGATEYIQILSDVLEGAKDAEKQDPDDLNYSNNTSAPHMSVVRESSRSITLPASCTVGLKNEDRLWAEGGSGNSAYTCHQSMLSTTGVISPIRRLVKFDKQNGQGLVDSVLLEKEWE; this comes from the exons ATGGACGCTGCGCCTGAGCCGTCAGGGCCCAGCCCGGCGCCGCCCGCCTTCCTGGACGCCCCGGAGGCCGAGGTGCTGCAGGACGTGCTGCGGGAGCAGTTCGGGCCGCTGCCCCAGCTGGCTGCCATCTGCCGGCTCAAGCGTCTGCCCTCAGGCGACTACTCGGCGACCGAGGACGTGCAGTTGGTGCTGGAGCGGCGGCGCGTGGCCAACGCCAAGGAGCGTGAGCGG ATAAAAAATCTCAATCGTGGTTTTGCCAAACTGAAGGCACTTGTGCCATTCCTTCCGCAAAGCAGGAAGCCTAGCAAAGTTGATATCCTTAAAGGAGCAACTGAATACATACAAATTCTCAGTGATGTGTTGGAAGGAGCCAAAGATGCTGAG AAACAAGATCCAGATGATCTGAACTATAGCAACAATACTTCTGCACCACATATGTCCGTGGTAAGAGAATCATCCAGAAGCATCACCCTGCCTGCCAGCTGTACAGTGGGCTTGAAAAACGAGGACAGGCTCTGGGCAGAGGGTGGCAGTGGCAACTCGGCATACACTTGTCACCAAAGCATGCTGTCTACAACTGGAGTTATCTCCCCCATCAGGAGACTGGTAAA GTTTGACAAGCAGAATGGGCAAGGGCTAGTGGACTCGGTGCTTCTGGAGAAGGAATGGGAATGA